CCCCCGCCGACGAGCGGCGGGCCGACTGGATCCGGCGGACCGGGCGCCGTCCCTTCGACCTCCCCCCGGCACCGCAGCGGCTGCGCATCGAGGTGGTCGTCGAGGACCCCGCCGAGGGGAACGGCGTGGACACCCGGATCCTCGTCGACGGCCGCCCCCTGGTGCCCGCGCTCTTCGGCAAGGGCCCCGGGAACCCCCCGGAGCTCCTGCTGGACCGGGACGACCTGCGCGCCGGACCCGAGCCGCGCGAGGTCCAGCTCGCGGAGGCGTACTGCTCCGAGGGCTGCTGCGGAGCCCTGTACGCGACCGTCCGGCGGGACGGGGCGGAGGTGGTCTGGGGCGAGTGGCGCGGTGCGACGGGGTCCACGGCCCCGCCCGAGCTGCGCTTCGCGGCGGCCGCCTATGGCGCCGAACTCGCCCGGGCCGACGCCGACCGGGCCTGGTCCTGGCCCGCCCGCAGTACGGCCCGCCTGATCGCGGCGGGCCTGCGCGAACGGCCGGAGCTGCTGGCCCGCTGGGAGTGCCGGCCGGGCTGGACCGGCACGGCCTACCGGGAGCCGGACTCGGCCCACGTGTCCTTCACCTACCGCCCGGCGGCGCCCCCCGCCGTACAGGAGCACGGGGAGCCGCCCTGGCTGCAGTACTTCTGGGAGCTCCCGGACGACGGCCGCCCGCCCGAGGTCCAGGCCGCCGCCGCACTGGACCGGCTCGCCGGCGGCGACCCGACCACCTGGTCCCGGATCTGCGGCGGCAGCCGCGAGTCGGCGCGGATCCTGGGCCGCGCCTGGCCGGAGAAACCCAGCTAGCGGAAGGGGGCGGAGGGGCCCGCCAGGGCCCCTCCACCCCCCTACTCCCCTAAGCCGTCCAGACGATCGACTGCATCTCGCTGTACGCGTGCAGTGCGTACGAGCCCACGTCGCGCCCCACCCCGCTCTGCTTGAAGCCCCCGAACGGCGCCTCCATGTTCCGGCCGATCGTGTTGACCCCGACCCCGCCCGCCCGCAGCCGGCGCGCCACCCGGAAGGCGCGCGCCGCGTCCCCGGACCACACGTAGCTCAGCAGCCCGAAGTCGCTGTCGTTCGCCAGCCGGATCGCCTCCTCCTCGTCCCCGTCGAAGGGGACCACCACCACGACCGGGCCGAAGATCTCCTCGCGGACCACCCGCATCTCGTTCGTGCAGTCCACCAGCAGCGTCGGGGCCACGTAGAAGCCCTTCCCCGCGTCCCCCACCACCGGGCGCTCCCCGCCGTACGCGATCCGCGCGCCCTCCTTCCTGCCCAGCTCCACGTACGACTCCACGCGGTCGCGGTGCGCCGCCGAGATCACCGGGCCCACCACCGTGCCCCGCTCCGCCGGGTCGCCGACCTTCATGAAGGCCAGGTAGCCCCGCAGCTTCTCCACCAGCGGCTCGTACACCGACCGGTGGACGATCACCCGGGTCGGGGCGGTGCAGATCTGGCCGGAGTAGAAGGAGAAGGTGGTGCCGATCCCCATCACCGCCGCGTCCAGGTCGGCGTCCTCGAAGACGACGGCCGCGCCCTTGCCGCCCAGCTCCATGAGCTGCCGCTTCATGGAGCGCCCGCACACCTCGGCGATGCGCTGCCCGACGCCCGTGGAGCCGGTGAAGGACACCATGTCCACGTACGGGGAGTCCACCGCCGCCTCGCCGACCTCCACCGAGGCGCCCGAGACCACGTTCACCACGCCCGCCGGGGCCCCCGCCTCGTGCAGGGCGGCCGCCATCTTGAACACCGACAGCGGGTCCTGCGGCGCCGGTTTGACCACCACCGTGTTCCCCATGGCCAGCGCCGGGGCCACCTTGCCCGCCGGGTTCGCCCAGGGGTTGTTGTACGAGGTGATGCAGGTGACCACCCCGACCGGCTGGCGCACCTCCAGCGCCCCCAGGATGCCGGCCTTCCCCATCGGGCCGGCCTCGGTGACCTGCGGCGCGATGCCCCGCTCGACCGGCTCCAGGGCGCCCTTCGCGTACCGCCGGAAGCGGGCGACCCCGACCCCGACCTGCATCCCGCGCGCGATGCCCGTGGGCGCGCCCGTCTCCGCCTGCGCGAGGGCGGCCCACGGTTCGAACTCCCGCTGCATGATGTCGGCGGCCCGGTCGAGGATCGCCGCGCGTTCCCCGGGGGCCGTACGGGACCACGTACCGAAGGCCTCGGCGGCGGCCCGGGCGGCCTCCTCGACCTGGGCGCGCGAGGCCTCGGGGGCCAGGCCCACCACGGACTCGTCGGCCGGGTTGACCACCTCGTAGTGGCCGCCGTCGGGCTCCACCCACTCGCCGCCGATGTAGAGCTTGGTCACCGTGTGCTCACCGTCCTCGTGTCCCGGCCCGACCGGAGCACGATGCCCGGGATCGCGCCGGTCACCTCGTCGTCGCGGACGGTCTCCACGCCGTTGACGCGTACGGAGACGATGCCCGTCGCCCGTGCGTCCAGCCGGGGGCTGTCCCCGGGCAGGTCGTGGACCAGGGTCGCGGGCCCGGCGTCGATGCGCTCCGGGTCGAAGAGGACCAGGTCCGCGTGGTAGCCCTCGGTGATCCGGCCGCGCTCGCGCAGCCCGAACAGCCGGGCCGGGTCGTCGGTGAGCATCCGTACCGCCTGCTCGAGCGGCACCAGCTTGCGGCCGCGCAGGCAGTCGCCGAGGAAGCGGGTCGTGTACGGGGCCCCGCACATCCGGTCCAGGTGCGCGCCGGCGTCCGAGCCGCCGAGCATGACGTCCTCGTGCTGCCAGGTCTCGGCGCGCAGGGCCCAGCTCGCGGGGTCGTTGTCGCTGGGCATCGGCCACAGGACGGTGCGCAGGTCGTCGTTGGCGCAGATCTCGACGAGGCAGTGGAAGGCGTCCTGGCCGCGCTCGGCGGCGATGTCGTCGACCACCCGGCCGGAGAGGCCCTCGTTCTCCTTGCTGTACGTGTCACCGATGACGTAGCGCCCGAAGTTGGCCAGGCGCCGGAAGACTCCGGCCTCCTTGCTGTCGGCGCGGCGCAGCATCTCGGCGCGGACGTCCGCGTCGCGGAGCTTCTCGATCCGTTCGGGGACGGGCAGTGCGAGGACCTCGCCCCAGCCGGGGATGAGGTTGAGGGCGCAGAAGGTCCCGAGGGACATGTTCATGGGGGTGAGGATCGGCATGGTGAGCGCCACGATCCGGCCGCCGGCGGCGCGGGCGCGCTCGGAGGGGATCAGCTGGCGCGGGACGCGTTCGGGGACGGCGGCGTCGATGGTCAGGACGTTCCAGTTGAGGGGCCGGCCGGCGGCCGCGCTCATGCCGACGAAGAGGTCGATCTCCTCGTCGGAGAACTGGTCGAGGCAGCCGGCGACGATGGCCTCGAGCTGGGTGCCCTCGTGTTCGGCGACGGCGCGGGAGAGGGCGAGGAGTTCCTCCGGCCCGGCGTGCCGGGAGGCGACGGGGGCGCCGGCGCCGTCGGAGTGGGTGGAGGACTGGGTGGTGGACAGGCCCCAGGCGCCGGCGTTCATGGCGTCGTGGAGGAGGTCGACCATCTGCCGCAGCTGCTCGGGGGTGGGCTGTCCGCCGACGGCGTCCTCGCCCATGACGTGGCGGCGCAGGGCGCAGTGGCCGACCATGAAACCGGCGTTGACGGCGATCCGCCCTTCGAGGGCGTCGAGGTACTCGCCGAAGCCGGACCAGGTCCAGTCGACGCCTTCTTCGAGGGCCTTGAGGGCCATGCCCTCGACCTTGCTCATCATGCGGCGCGTGTAGTCGGCGTCCTCGGGGCGGGCGGGGTTGAGGGGGGCCAGGGTGAAGCCGCAGTTGCCGCCGGCGACGGTGGTGACGCCGTGGTTCATGGAGGGGGTGGCGTACGGGTCCCAGAAGAGCTGGGCGTCGTAGTGGGTGTGCGGGTCGACGAACCCGGGGGTGAGGACGAGGCCGGTGGCGTCCTCGCTGGTGCGGGTGTCCTCTGTCGTCGTCCGGCCGGGTTCCGCGATGACGGCTATGCGGCCGTCGCGGATGCCGATGTCTGCGACGTATGCGGGGGCGCCGGTGCCGTCTACGACGGTCGCCCCGCGGATGAGGTGGTCGAGCATGTTCCCCTCCTGTGTGTCCCTGTGCCGTTGCCCTGGCCGGGCGGGGGTGGGGGCCCTGCGGGGCTGTCCCCTACCCGCCCTTCCACCTCCCCCAGACTCCGTCCGGGGGGACCCC
The Streptomyces sp. NBC_00091 genome window above contains:
- a CDS encoding aldehyde dehydrogenase family protein; its protein translation is MTKLYIGGEWVEPDGGHYEVVNPADESVVGLAPEASRAQVEEAARAAAEAFGTWSRTAPGERAAILDRAADIMQREFEPWAALAQAETGAPTGIARGMQVGVGVARFRRYAKGALEPVERGIAPQVTEAGPMGKAGILGALEVRQPVGVVTCITSYNNPWANPAGKVAPALAMGNTVVVKPAPQDPLSVFKMAAALHEAGAPAGVVNVVSGASVEVGEAAVDSPYVDMVSFTGSTGVGQRIAEVCGRSMKRQLMELGGKGAAVVFEDADLDAAVMGIGTTFSFYSGQICTAPTRVIVHRSVYEPLVEKLRGYLAFMKVGDPAERGTVVGPVISAAHRDRVESYVELGRKEGARIAYGGERPVVGDAGKGFYVAPTLLVDCTNEMRVVREEIFGPVVVVVPFDGDEEEAIRLANDSDFGLLSYVWSGDAARAFRVARRLRAGGVGVNTIGRNMEAPFGGFKQSGVGRDVGSYALHAYSEMQSIVWTA
- a CDS encoding amidohydrolase family protein, giving the protein MSFQAPPALEAWGSPRTESGGGGRAGRGQPRRAPTPARPGQRHRDTQEGNMLDHLIRGATVVDGTGAPAYVADIGIRDGRIAVIAEPGRTTTEDTRTSEDATGLVLTPGFVDPHTHYDAQLFWDPYATPSMNHGVTTVAGGNCGFTLAPLNPARPEDADYTRRMMSKVEGMALKALEEGVDWTWSGFGEYLDALEGRIAVNAGFMVGHCALRRHVMGEDAVGGQPTPEQLRQMVDLLHDAMNAGAWGLSTTQSSTHSDGAGAPVASRHAGPEELLALSRAVAEHEGTQLEAIVAGCLDQFSDEEIDLFVGMSAAAGRPLNWNVLTIDAAVPERVPRQLIPSERARAAGGRIVALTMPILTPMNMSLGTFCALNLIPGWGEVLALPVPERIEKLRDADVRAEMLRRADSKEAGVFRRLANFGRYVIGDTYSKENEGLSGRVVDDIAAERGQDAFHCLVEICANDDLRTVLWPMPSDNDPASWALRAETWQHEDVMLGGSDAGAHLDRMCGAPYTTRFLGDCLRGRKLVPLEQAVRMLTDDPARLFGLRERGRITEGYHADLVLFDPERIDAGPATLVHDLPGDSPRLDARATGIVSVRVNGVETVRDDEVTGAIPGIVLRSGRDTRTVSTR